The following proteins are co-located in the Sardina pilchardus chromosome 24, fSarPil1.1, whole genome shotgun sequence genome:
- the stx12 gene encoding syntaxin-12 gives MSYGKQDNYRTPPRDFNSLIQTCSSNIQKITQNTAQIKSMVSQLGTRQDNSELQDKLQQIQHYTNQLAKETNKHLKDLGALSLPMSSSEQRQQKIQKDRLMNDFSAALNNFQAVQRRAADKEKETVARARAGSRLSAEDGGHDEQLVSFDNQDDWGQTTTQAEEVAITDEDLELIKERETNIRQLESDILDVNQIFKDLAVMIHDQGEMIDSIEANVESAEVHVERGAEQLQRAAYYQQKSRKKMCILAMVLSVALTILGIIIWQAAK, from the exons ATGTCCTACGGAAAACAAGACAACTATCGTACCCCTCCCCGAGACTTCAACAGCCTCATACAGACATGCAGCTCCAACATTCAGAAAATCACACAAAACA CGGCCCAAATCAAAAGCATGGTCAGTCAGTTGGGGACGAGGCAGGACAACAGTGAACTCCAGGATAAACT CCAACAGATACAACACTATACAAACCAACTTGCAAAAGAGACCAACAAACACCTGAAAGATctgggcgctctctctctccccatgtccTCCTCTGAACAG AGACAACAGAAGATCCAGAAGGACCGGTTGATGAACGACTTCTCGGCAGCGCTGAACAACTTCCAGGCCGTGCAGCGACGCGCAGCGGATAAGGAGAAGGAGACGGTAGCCAGGGCCAGGGCTGGCTCTCGCCTCTCG gCTGAAGATGGTGGCCATGACGAGCAGCTTGTTTCTTTCGATAA CCAAGATGATTGGGGTCAGACCACTACACAAGCAGAGGAAGTGGCCATCACAGATGAGGACCTGGAGCTCATCAAGGAAAGAGAGACCAACATCCGACAGCTGGag TCAGACATCCTAGACGTGAACCAGATTTTCAAAGACCTCGCTGTGATGATCCACGACCAAGGAGAAATGATCG ACAGCATAGAAGCAAACGTGGAGAGCGCAGAGGTTCATGTAGAGAGGGGAGCAGAACAGCTTCAGAGAGCTGCGTACTACCAG CAAAAGTCGCGTAAGAAGATGTGCATCCTGGCCATGGTGCTGTCCGTAGCACTCACCATACTGGGGATCATCATCTGGCAAGCAGCCAAGTGA